A region of the Amycolatopsis sp. cg13 genome:
TCGTCGACGCGGTCGGCGGAGATCCGCTGACCGCTTCCGTCGAGCAGTTGCTTGCCGCGCAACTGCGGACTCTCCGGTGGAACGCGGCGAAGGATCCGACGTCGACCCGGCCGCCGTTCGGGATCGTCGACCTCGACGTGCGGCTGTCCGATCCGTTGCCGGACTTGATGATCGGGCATACCGCGCAGGAGTGCGAGGCGTTCGCGATCGGAGTTCAGGACGACGAGATCCGGCGGGCGATCGCGGACCAGACCGAGCCGCTTTTCGGTCGCCCGGCGCGTGACTTGGCGCAGCGGTACGGCGCGTCCTCTTACGAGTTCGCCTGGACTCCGGCAACCGGCGGCTACGGCGCGATCCATTGCCTGGAACTGCCTTTCCTGCTGGGCACCCCGGAATCCTGGCGGGGGAGCCCGATGCTGGGCGACACGAGCTGGGCCGAGGTCGAACGTCTCGGTGCGCAGATGCGCTTGTGGTGGACCGAATTCGCGCGGTCGGGTTCGCCTGGCGCGCGGACCGGCTTCCGGATCGGGAATTCCCCTCAGACACTGGAGAACACGCCATGAGCAAGAGCATCCATTGGCCCGTAGTCATTCTCTGCTTCCTCGCTGTTCTCCTCGACGGCTTCGACACCGCAGCCCTGTCGTTCACCATCCCGACGCTGTCGCACGAATGGGGTTCCGCTCCCGCCGCCTTCACCTTGCCGTTGGTACTGACCAACATCGGCGTCGTCATGGGATATCTGGCGGCGGGTTACGTCGGCGCCCGGATGAAGGCACGGTCGGTGGTGCTCACCGGCGTCCTGATCTTCGCGGGCGCGACGGTGCTGACCGCCGCGATCCTGCACCTGAAATCCATGCCGGTCTTCGCCGCGACCCGCCTGGTGACCGGACTCGGTCTCGGGCTGGTGCTGCCCGCCGGGGTCTCGCTCGCTACGAAACACAGCGCGGAGGGCCGCCGGGAGCTGGTCTCCGTGGCGGTGACCCTCGGCCTCGCTTCCGGGAGCAGCCTCGGCGGGTTCTTCGGCGGCAAGCTGCTGCACAGCGTCGGGTCCGCCGGGGTCTTCTACGTCGCCGGGCTGGCTCCGTTGGTGCTGGCCGCCGTCATGGCGATGGTGTTGCCGACCAGTGAGCCCGCGGTCGCGAGCACGGCGAAGCAGGAAGCCAAGGTGAGCAGGTTGTTCGGCCAGGGACTGCGCCTGCCGACCTCGCTCATCTGGGCGTTCTCGTTCCTGATCTTCATCACCGCGTACGTCCTGATCTCCTGGGTTCCGACGCTCCTCACCGGCTACGGTTTCGCCGCCGGGAAAGCCCCGCTGGGACTCGCGTTCCTCACCCTCGGCGGCATCGCGGGCGGTCTGGTGCTCATCCCGCTCGCCGCGCGGATCGGAATCGCGCGTGCGCTGATTCTGCTGCCCGCCATCGGGGCGGTGTGCATGGTTCTCGTCGCGACGGTGCCGGTCGGCGAGACTGTGCTGTTCCTGCTGCTGGCCGGGGCCGGTTTCGGGGTTACGGCGGGGCAGATCGGCCAGCTGACCCTCGCGGTCTCGATCTACCCGGCGAGCACTCGCACCACCGGCGTCGGCTGGGCCGCGGCGCTCGGGCGGATCGGGTCGATCGTCGGACCGGGCGTCGCGGGTTTGCTTCTTGCGCTGGCGTTGTCGGCGCAGACGATCGTCCTCGCTACGGCCGTTCCCGTGCTGGTGGCAATCGCTTGCGCGGTCGGGTTGAGCCGGGTGCGGTCGCAGGCTAGGAGGGAGCGCGATGGCGCACTGGTTCGATCTCGGTGACGTCGCGGTCGTTCCGCTGATCGAGGACGATCGGCTGCTGATCGAGCCCGGGGAGTTCTTCCCGGGACTCGAGCCCGACCTCGGCGACTGGTACACGCGGGAGCCGTGGTTCGACCGTTCCTCGGGGAAGCTGGTCTTCGTCATCCAGTCGTTCCTCGTCTGTTCGGCCGACGAGGTGCTGGTGGTGGACGCGTGTGTCGGGGCGGGGAAGGACCGTCGGCGCGCGGAGTTCGACCAGCTGCCGGATCGATGGATGCAGCAGTTCCTCGCGACCGGGCTGCGGCCTTCGGACGTCGATGCGGTGGTGTTCACGCATCTGCACACCGATCACGTGGGCGCGGCGACTGCCCAGCTGGAACCGGTTTTCCCGGATGCCCCGCATTTCGTGGTCGAGGAGGAGTTCCGGTATTGGTCGAGCGAGGCTGGCGGGGAGGCCATGCGCCGGACTGGTGACTACCTGGCCGACAGCGTGCTGCCGATCGAGCGGGCCGGCCAGTTGAGCTTCGTCGCTCCGGATGCGGTGGTGGGCAAGCATGCTTCGCTGGTTCCCGCAGCCGGGCATACGCCGGGGAATGTGTGCGTGCGGGTCCGCGGCAGTGCGGGGACTGTCCTGCTGGCCGGGGACACGATGCATCACGGGGTGCAGGTTCGGCATCCGGAGTTGAGCACCCGGTATTGCGTTGATCCGCAAGCGGCGGCGCGGGTGCGGAGCCGTCTGCTGGAGGACGAGCTGGGCTCGGTTCTGCTTCCGACGCACTTTCCGGCGCCGTCGGCGGGCCGGGTGCGGCGTGGTCAGGACGGGTATGTGTTCGAGTTCGCTGACGACCTGCTCCGGGCCGGGCAGTTCCGCTACCGGGAGTGATTGGCGTAGCTGGCCAAAAGCCGTGAGGGGAACCCTGAGGGAATCAGATTCCCTCAGGGTTCCCCTCACGGCAGGTCACCCAGGCACGGGGTCGACTCGGCGGCGGAGCAGGCAAAATACGTTCCCCTCCGGGTCGGCGAGCACGTGCCACGACTCCTCCCCGGTCTGCCCGATGTCGGCGGGCCGCGCCCCGGCCGCCAGCAGGCGTTCCAGTTCCGCGTCCTGGTCCCGGTCGGTCGGGTTCACGTCCAGGTGCAGCGGCAGTTTCGCCGGTTTTGGGTCGCTGCTGCGGCTGAGGATCAACGTCGGCCGCGGGCCGCCGAAACCAGCCTCGGGAGGGCCGATCTCGAGGTCTTCGCCGTCCCAGCCGAGTTCGACGTAGCCGAGGACTTCGCACCAGAAATCACCCATCCGTTGCGGGTCGGCGCAGTCGAGGACGAGTTCGGTGATCCGGCAGGCCATGCGCGCGAGCTTAGGGCCCGCGCGCACCCCAGCCCAGCGGATTCCGGTTTGTGCGCGCGGATAGATCTGCCGCCCCGGATTCGTCCGCGCGCACGAACGTCGTGCCCGGGAAACCTCCTAGGGTCGCCAGCAGCGAGGCGAGGAGGCAAGCATGCGGACACTGCTGCGTGGCGGTCGCGTCATCGACCCGGCTACGGGCTTCGACGGCACAGCTGACGTGCTGGTATCCGACGGCGAGGTGATCGCGGTCGGACCGGGACTGCCGAGCGCGGACGACCAGGTCGAGATCGACGTCGCCGGGTACATCGTCGGGCCGGGGTTCATCGATCTGCACAGTCACGTGCACACGATCGCGGGACAGCGGCTGCAGGCGATGGACGGCGTCACCACGGCGCTCGACCTGGAGGCCGGGCTGATGCCGGTCGAACGGGCTTACGCCGAGGCCGCCGCGGCGGGGCGTCCGCTGCACTACGGGTTTTCGGCCTCGTGGGGGTCCGCGCGGGCGAAGGTGCTCGCCGGCATCGAGCCGGACGCGAACATCAACACCGGGCTCTCCGTGCTGGGCAATCCGGCCTGGCAGCGGTCCTCGTCGAAGACCGAGCTGGCCGCGTGGCTGTCGCTGGTCGAGGGCGAGCTGGCGGCGGGAGCGCTCGGCGTCGGCGTGCTGCTCGGGTACGCGCCGGCCAGCGATCCCGCCGAGTTCCTGGCGCTGGCGAAGCTCGCCAAGCAGGCTGAAGCGCCGACGTACACCCACGTCCGCGAGCTGGTCGAGGTCGATCCGGGCACGCCGGCCGACGGGTCCGAGGAGATCGCGATCGTCGCGGCCGAGACCGGCGCGGCGATGCACCACTGCCACGTCAACAGCACCTCCGGACGGCACATCGACCGCGTGCTCGCCGCGCTGGAATCGGGCCGTTCCGCCGGGTCGCGGGTGACGGTCGAGGCCTATCCGTACGGCGCGGGCAGCACCGCGGTCGGCGCGGCTTTCATCTCGCCGGAGCGGCTGAAGATGAAGGGCCTCAACCCGTCGCGGGTCATCCTGCTGGAGACCGGCGAGCGGATCGCGGACGAGGGACGGTTGCTGCAGGTTCGCGCCGAGACGCCGGGTGCGCCGTGCATCCTCGAGTTCCTCGACGAGGATGACCCGACCGACCGCACCCTGCTGCATCAGGCGCTTGCCTTCCCTGACTCGATCGTCGCGAGCGACGCGATGCCGGTGTACTGGCAAAACGGGGCCAACGAATCCACCGAGTGGCCGCTGCCGCCGGGCGGCGCGACACATCCGCGTACGGCGGGGACGTTCTCGAAGTCTCTGCGGTTGATGGTGCGCGAAGCCGGGGTCTGGACCTGGCTGGAGGCGTTCCGACGCTGTTCTTACCTCCCGGCGCGCGTGCTGGACGAGGTCGCGCCTGGCGCGCGGACCAAGGGCCGGTTGAACGTTGGCGCGGACGCGGACATCGTCGTCCTCGATCCGGCCACGATCACTGACACCGCAACGTATTTCGACGCTACCCGGCCCGCGGTCGGCGTCCGGCACCTGTTCGTCGCGGGCACTCCGGTAGTGCGCGACGGCCAACTGCTGACCGACGCGTTCCCGGGCCAGCCGCTGCGAGGGGAACCGCGATGACCGAGTTCACTGTGGACGCTTTGCTCGCCGACATCGAAACGTTGGTGCGCTGCGAATCCCCGTCGTCCGACCTCGACGCGGTGGCGCACAGCGCGGACGTGCTGACTGGGGTCGGCAAGGCGTTGCTTGGCGTGGAGCCGGAGCGGATTGTCCTGGATGGACGGACGCATCTGCGCTGGCGGTTCGGCGACGGTCCGGCGCGCGTGCTGCTGCTCGGCCACCACGACACGGTCTGGCCGATGGGCTCGCTGGAGACGCATCCGTTTTCCGTGCAGGACGGGGTTTTGCGCGGGCCGGGCTGCTTTGACATGAAGACCGGCGTCGTGATGGCGCTGCACGTCGCAGCTTCGCTGACCGACCGGAGTGGACTGTCCATTTTGGTCACTGGTGACGAAGAGCTGGGCTCGCCGTCGTCGCGGGGGCTGATCGAGGAAGAAGCGCAGGGCTGCGCGGCGGCGTTCGTGCTGGAAGCTTCGGCGGACGGCGGCGCGATCAAAACTCGGCGCAAAGGCGTTTCCCATTACCGGATCGAGGTGACCGGACGCGCGTCGCACGCCGGACTCGAGCCGGAGAAGGGGGTCAATGCCGGGATCGAGATCGCGCATCAGGTGCTTGCCGTCGCCGCACTCGCCAGTCCGGAGCGCGGGACCAGCGTGGTGCCGACGGTGCTTTCTGCTGGTACCACGGTGAATACCGTGCCCGCCGCGGCTGCGGTCGAGGTCGACGTGCGCGTATGGGACGAGGAAGAACAGCTCCGCGTCGACCGTGAAGTCCGTGCGTTGCAACCGGTCCTCGACGAGGCGCAGGTGCGGGTCACCGGCGGGATCAATCGTCCGCCGCTGGACGCGGTTTCGTCGGCTGCGTTGTACGGGCTGGCAAAGGAACTCGCTGCGGAACTGGGCTTGCCGGAATTGACCGAGGCGGCCGTCGGCGGGGCTTCGGACGGCAATTACACGGCAGGCCTCGGTGTCCCGACGCTCGACGGTCTTGGCGCGGTCGGCGGCGGCGCGCACGCGGATCACGAACATGTCCTGGTCGAGGAATTGCCGAAGCGGACCGCGTTGCTGGCCGCGCTGGTGGAGAACGTACTGACGAAGGGGAGTCCGTCGATTCCGACGAATCCGACCGGCGATTCTGGTCGAGCACGACGGTGACGTCAGTGGGGAAGTCGGGAAAGGATCATCCCGTGACGAATCTTGCGATGAACACGGAAAGACCCGTCGCGGCGGAAGTGTGCGACGAGGCGGTCGCGGCCGCTCGGGCGGCGGCCGCCGCCTCGGGCGTCGAGGTCCGGGAAATCACCGAGATCGCGGAAATGACCGCGGTCGGAGTGCTGTTCGAGACGATCTGGCGGTCCGCGCCGGGAACCCGTCCGGTGACCACGGAACTGCTGCGCGCGCTGTCGTCGGCGGGGAATTACGTGGTAGGCGCGTTCGCCGACGGAGAAATGCTCGGTGCGTGCGTCGGCTTTTTCGGAAATCCCGGAAAAGGCAGTCTGCACAGTCACATCGCCGGAGTCGCGAAGGCCGGTGCCGGTCGCGGAATCGGGTACGCGCTGAAACTGCATCAACGCGGCTGGGCGCTCGGACAGGACGTCTCGACGATCAAATGGACCTTCGACCCGCTGGTGCGCCGCAACGGCTATTTCAACCTCGGCAAACTCGGCGCGCTCCCGGCGCGTTATCTGCGGGATTTCTACGGCCCGATGGCGGACGGCATCAACGGTTCGGGCGACACCGACCGGCTGATGGTGTCCTGGGACCTGGCCAGTCCGACCGTGCGGACCGCCGCGTTCGGCGAGCCGATCCGCATCGACGCGAAGACGTTGCTCGACCAGGGCGCGAAGGTGGCCCTTGAAGTGGCCGATGACGGTGGTCCGGCGGCCGGTGCCGCGGACGCCCAGACGGTGCTAGTCGCGGTCCCGTCCGACATCGAAGGCTTGCGCACGACCGATCTCGGCAAGGCGGACGCGTGGCGGGTCGCGCTGCGCGAATCGCTCGGCGGGCTGATGGCCGCCGGGGGCCGGGTGACCGGTTTCGACCGAGCCGGCTTTTACGTGATCTCCAAGGAGGAGCAGTGAAACTCAGCGGTGTGGAACTGCGCCGGGTGCAGATGCCGCTCGTCGCCCCGTTCCGGACTTCGTTCGGCACCCAGTCCGTCCGCGAGCTCTTGCTGCTGCGCGCGGTCACGCTGGCCGGCGAGGGCTGGGGCGAATGCGTGACGATGGCCGGGCCGCTGTACTCGTCGGAGTACAACGACGGCGCGGAACACGTGCTGCAGCACCACTTGATCCCGGCGCTGCTGGCCGCGGAAGACGTCACCGCGGCGAAGGTGATGCCACTGCTGGCCAAGTTCAAGGGCCATCGGATGGCCAAGGGCGCGCTGGAGATGGCGGTGCTCGACGCCGAACTCCGCGCGCACGAGCGGTCGTTCGCCGCCGAACTCGGATCGGTGCGCGATTCCGTGCCGTGCGGGGTTTCGGTCGGGATCATGGACACGATTCCGCAGTTGCTCGACGTCGTCGGCGGGTACATCGACGAGGGCTACGTCCGGATCAAGCTGAAGATCGAACCCGGCTGGGACGTCGAGCCGGTGCGCGCGGTCCGCGAACGCTTCGGCGACGACGTGCTGCTGCAGGTCGACGCGAACACCGCCTACACCCTCGGCGACGCGCCGCAGCTGGCCCGGCTCGACCCGTTCGGCCTGCTGCTGATCGAGCAGCCGCTGGAAGAGGAGGACGTGCTCGGCCACGCCGAACTGGCCCGCCGGATCCAGACGCCGATCTGCCTCGACGAGTCGATCGTGTCGGCGCGCGCGGCGGCGGACGCCATCAAGCTGGGCGCGGTCCAGATCGTGAACATCAAACCGGGCCGCGTCGGCGGTTACCTGGAAGCGCGGCGGGTGCACGACGTGTGCGCGGCGCACGGGATCCCGGTGTGGTGCGGCGGGATGATCGAAACCGGCCTCGGCCGGGCCGCGAACGTCGCGCTGGCCTCGCTGCCGAACTTCACCCTGCCCGGCGACACGTCGGCGTCGGACCGGTTCTACAAAACCGACATCACCGAGCCCTTCGTGCTCTCCGACGGCCACCTCCCGGTGCCGACCGGACCAGGTCTCGGCGTGGTGCCGATTCCGGAGCTGCTGGATGAGGTGACCACGGCAAAGGTCTGGATCGGTTCGTAGCCCGCTACGAATTCCGGAGGTAGATTTGGTCGGATCGGACCAGCCGGTCCGCGCGAGGCCGGATCTACCTTCGGGGGGTGCTGACACCGGTGCCGAGCAAACCGCACACGAGTCTGGGACGCGTCCTCGAAGCTCTCGGGGACGTGCTCCTCGAACCGGTCGCCGTCGGCCGCGACACGCGGCGGCAGCTCGGCGGGGTGGTGATTCACGACCCGCACGACGACGCGGAATTCCCGGCACAGGCGGTAGTCCTCGGCGTCGGCGTGCGCGAATCCGACGAGATCGTGCAGCTCCTGCACGCCGTCGCCGCGCGCGGAGCGACCGCGCTGGTCGTACGAGCGCCGGTCGCCGCCTCGACGGAACTGGTACGAGCGGCCAATTCCTCCGGGGTCGCCCTGCTCGGCCTCGCCAGCGGTGCGTCGTGGGCGCAATTGGCCGCCATGCTCCGCACGCTGCTCGCGGAGGGCGACGTCGGCGATGTCTCCCCACAGACGCTCGGCGGGATGCCGTCCGGCGATCTTTTCGCGCTCGCTAACGCCATCGCCGCGCTGCTCGACGCGCCGGTCACCATCGAGGACCGCAACTCGCGCGTGCTCGCTTTCTCCGGCCGTCAGGACGAGGCCGACCCTTCGCGGGTCGAGACGATTCTCGGCCGTCAGGTGCCTGAACGGTTCACTCGCGAGCTGGAGAAGGACGGCGTTTTCGAGCGGCTCTATCGCGATCAGGGCCCGGTTTACGTCTATCCGGGCGATGGCTACGACAAGAAGATCGTCATGATTCGGGCCGCCCTCGCGGTCCGGGCCGGTGACGAGGTTCTTGGGTCGATTTGGGCCGCTGTCGACAAAGAGCTAAGCGAAGAACGTACTGCTGCGTTGATTGACGCTTCGAAAATCGTTGCGCTGCATATGCTTCGGCTGCGCGCGGGTGCCGACGTCGAACGCCGGCTGCGGGCCGACCTGGTCAGCACCGCCCTCGAAGGCGGCTCCGGCGCGCAGGAAGCGATCGCGCGCCTCGGGTTGCTGGGCCAGCCGACGATCGTGCTCGCCATGGGTCTGATCGAAGCGCCCGACGACGACCTCCGGCTGGTCGCGGAACGCCAGCGGGTCGCCGACGCGTTCGCCATGCACCTGAGCGCCGTGCAGCCCCGATCGGCGGTCGCGCTGGTCGGCGATGTCGCGTACGGGATCGTCCCGATGCCCGGGAACCACGGCGAT
Encoded here:
- a CDS encoding MFS transporter; protein product: MSKSIHWPVVILCFLAVLLDGFDTAALSFTIPTLSHEWGSAPAAFTLPLVLTNIGVVMGYLAAGYVGARMKARSVVLTGVLIFAGATVLTAAILHLKSMPVFAATRLVTGLGLGLVLPAGVSLATKHSAEGRRELVSVAVTLGLASGSSLGGFFGGKLLHSVGSAGVFYVAGLAPLVLAAVMAMVLPTSEPAVASTAKQEAKVSRLFGQGLRLPTSLIWAFSFLIFITAYVLISWVPTLLTGYGFAAGKAPLGLAFLTLGGIAGGLVLIPLAARIGIARALILLPAIGAVCMVLVATVPVGETVLFLLLAGAGFGVTAGQIGQLTLAVSIYPASTRTTGVGWAAALGRIGSIVGPGVAGLLLALALSAQTIVLATAVPVLVAIACAVGLSRVRSQARRERDGALVRSR
- a CDS encoding MBL fold metallo-hydrolase: MAHWFDLGDVAVVPLIEDDRLLIEPGEFFPGLEPDLGDWYTREPWFDRSSGKLVFVIQSFLVCSADEVLVVDACVGAGKDRRRAEFDQLPDRWMQQFLATGLRPSDVDAVVFTHLHTDHVGAATAQLEPVFPDAPHFVVEEEFRYWSSEAGGEAMRRTGDYLADSVLPIERAGQLSFVAPDAVVGKHASLVPAAGHTPGNVCVRVRGSAGTVLLAGDTMHHGVQVRHPELSTRYCVDPQAAARVRSRLLEDELGSVLLPTHFPAPSAGRVRRGQDGYVFEFADDLLRAGQFRYRE
- a CDS encoding VOC family protein, with protein sequence MACRITELVLDCADPQRMGDFWCEVLGYVELGWDGEDLEIGPPEAGFGGPRPTLILSRSSDPKPAKLPLHLDVNPTDRDQDAELERLLAAGARPADIGQTGEESWHVLADPEGNVFCLLRRRVDPVPG
- a CDS encoding amidohydrolase family protein; its protein translation is MRTLLRGGRVIDPATGFDGTADVLVSDGEVIAVGPGLPSADDQVEIDVAGYIVGPGFIDLHSHVHTIAGQRLQAMDGVTTALDLEAGLMPVERAYAEAAAAGRPLHYGFSASWGSARAKVLAGIEPDANINTGLSVLGNPAWQRSSSKTELAAWLSLVEGELAAGALGVGVLLGYAPASDPAEFLALAKLAKQAEAPTYTHVRELVEVDPGTPADGSEEIAIVAAETGAAMHHCHVNSTSGRHIDRVLAALESGRSAGSRVTVEAYPYGAGSTAVGAAFISPERLKMKGLNPSRVILLETGERIADEGRLLQVRAETPGAPCILEFLDEDDPTDRTLLHQALAFPDSIVASDAMPVYWQNGANESTEWPLPPGGATHPRTAGTFSKSLRLMVREAGVWTWLEAFRRCSYLPARVLDEVAPGARTKGRLNVGADADIVVLDPATITDTATYFDATRPAVGVRHLFVAGTPVVRDGQLLTDAFPGQPLRGEPR
- a CDS encoding M20 family metallopeptidase; translation: MTEFTVDALLADIETLVRCESPSSDLDAVAHSADVLTGVGKALLGVEPERIVLDGRTHLRWRFGDGPARVLLLGHHDTVWPMGSLETHPFSVQDGVLRGPGCFDMKTGVVMALHVAASLTDRSGLSILVTGDEELGSPSSRGLIEEEAQGCAAAFVLEASADGGAIKTRRKGVSHYRIEVTGRASHAGLEPEKGVNAGIEIAHQVLAVAALASPERGTSVVPTVLSAGTTVNTVPAAAAVEVDVRVWDEEEQLRVDREVRALQPVLDEAQVRVTGGINRPPLDAVSSAALYGLAKELAAELGLPELTEAAVGGASDGNYTAGLGVPTLDGLGAVGGGAHADHEHVLVEELPKRTALLAALVENVLTKGSPSIPTNPTGDSGRARR
- a CDS encoding GNAT family N-acetyltransferase, giving the protein MNTERPVAAEVCDEAVAAARAAAAASGVEVREITEIAEMTAVGVLFETIWRSAPGTRPVTTELLRALSSAGNYVVGAFADGEMLGACVGFFGNPGKGSLHSHIAGVAKAGAGRGIGYALKLHQRGWALGQDVSTIKWTFDPLVRRNGYFNLGKLGALPARYLRDFYGPMADGINGSGDTDRLMVSWDLASPTVRTAAFGEPIRIDAKTLLDQGAKVALEVADDGGPAAGAADAQTVLVAVPSDIEGLRTTDLGKADAWRVALRESLGGLMAAGGRVTGFDRAGFYVISKEEQ
- the menC gene encoding o-succinylbenzoate synthase, with the protein product MKLSGVELRRVQMPLVAPFRTSFGTQSVRELLLLRAVTLAGEGWGECVTMAGPLYSSEYNDGAEHVLQHHLIPALLAAEDVTAAKVMPLLAKFKGHRMAKGALEMAVLDAELRAHERSFAAELGSVRDSVPCGVSVGIMDTIPQLLDVVGGYIDEGYVRIKLKIEPGWDVEPVRAVRERFGDDVLLQVDANTAYTLGDAPQLARLDPFGLLLIEQPLEEEDVLGHAELARRIQTPICLDESIVSARAAADAIKLGAVQIVNIKPGRVGGYLEARRVHDVCAAHGIPVWCGGMIETGLGRAANVALASLPNFTLPGDTSASDRFYKTDITEPFVLSDGHLPVPTGPGLGVVPIPELLDEVTTAKVWIGS
- a CDS encoding PucR family transcriptional regulator, encoding MLTPVPSKPHTSLGRVLEALGDVLLEPVAVGRDTRRQLGGVVIHDPHDDAEFPAQAVVLGVGVRESDEIVQLLHAVAARGATALVVRAPVAASTELVRAANSSGVALLGLASGASWAQLAAMLRTLLAEGDVGDVSPQTLGGMPSGDLFALANAIAALLDAPVTIEDRNSRVLAFSGRQDEADPSRVETILGRQVPERFTRELEKDGVFERLYRDQGPVYVYPGDGYDKKIVMIRAALAVRAGDEVLGSIWAAVDKELSEERTAALIDASKIVALHMLRLRAGADVERRLRADLVSTALEGGSGAQEAIARLGLLGQPTIVLAMGLIEAPDDDLRLVAERQRVADAFAMHLSAVQPRSAVALVGDVAYGIVPMPGNHGDCRERSVRVASTFLERTGRRVAAAIGIGPLALDGSGLRASRDGADRALRVLLTNGGSKRVIAAEDAHIEALMLELADLSAARGDVATGPIARLLEYDTKHQSQLVHTLRCWLDSFGDISAASAAAYVHPSTFRYRLRRLAEVGGIDLDDPGDRFAAMVQLHLLPRVERAEEGS